The proteins below are encoded in one region of Hordeum vulgare subsp. vulgare chromosome 3H, MorexV3_pseudomolecules_assembly, whole genome shotgun sequence:
- the LOC123442455 gene encoding tetraketide alpha-pyrone reductase 2, producing MPEYCVTGGTGFIASHLIRALLAAGHTVRATVRDPSDEAKVGFLWELEGADERLQLLRADLLVEGSFDAAVSGVDGVFHAASPVVVSYEDGKDAQEKLVDPIVKGAGNVLRSCARAAVPPRRVVFTSSCSCVRYRHHGGGPPTLNESHWSDADYCRTYGLWYAYAKTVAEKEAWRLATEHGLDLVVVNPSFVIGPVLGRAAPTSTALVVLALLKGDLGKYPNTTIGFVHVDDVVLAHVLAMEDGRASGRLICSGDVAHWSEVLGALRERYPQYPIPTECSSGKGDDRAHKMDTSKMEALGFPPFLSIQQMFDDCIKSFQDKGLLLP from the exons ATGCCGGAGTACTGCGTGACCGGCGGGACGGGGTTCATCGCGTCGCACCTGATCCGGGCGCTGTTGGCCGCCGGGCACACGGTGCGCGCCACGGTGCGGGACCCGAGCGACGAGGCCAAGGTGGGGTTCCTGTGGGAGCTGGAGGGCGCCGACGAGCGGCTGCAGCTGCTGCGCGCCGACCTGCTGGTGGAGGGCTCCTTCGACGCGGCGGTGAGCGGCGTCGACGGCGTCTTCCACGCGGCGTCGCCGGTGGTGGTGAGCTACGAGGACGGCAAGGACGCGCAGGAGAAGCTGGTGGACCCCATCGTGAAGGGCGCGGGCAACGTGCTCCGCTCCTGCGCCCGGGCGGCGGTCCCGCCCCGCCGCGTGGTGttcacctcctcctgctcctgcgTGCGCTACCGCCACCACGGCGGCGGCCCGCCGACGCTGAACGAGTCGCACTGGAGCGACGCCGACTACTGCCGCACGTACGGGCTCTGGTACGCGTACGCCAAGACGGTGGCGGAGAAGGAGGCGTGGCGGCTGGCGACGGAGCACGGGCTGGACCTGGTGGTGGTGAACCCGTCGTTCGTGATCGGGCCGGTGCTGGGCCGGGCGGCGCCGACGAGCACCGCGCTGGTGGTGCTGGCGCTCCTCAAGGGGGACCTCGGCAAGTACCCGAACACGACGATCGGGTTCGTGCACGTGGACGACGTGGTGCTGGCCCACGTCCTGGCCATGGAGGACGGCAGGGCGTCCGGCAGGCTCATCTGCTCCGGCGACGTCGCGCACTGGTCCGAGGTGCTCGGGGCGCTCCGGGAGCGGTACCCGCAGTACCCCATCCCCACAGA GTGCAGCAGCGGGAAGGGGGACGACAGGGCGCACAAGATGGACACGAGCAAGATGGAGGCGCTGGGGTTCCCTCCATTCCTCTCCATCCAGCAGATGTTCGACGACTGCATCAAGAGCTTCcaggacaagggcctcctccttccttGA
- the LOC123442456 gene encoding patatin-like protein 2, with the protein MPPAMQVAEGAGKRSNGPRILMNAVQRVLSRGASSSLGSPRSPPPSYGSIVTVLSIDGGGVRGIIPGTILAFLEEKLQELDGPEARISDYFDVIAGTSTGGLVTAMLSAPDDAGRPLFAAKDINQFYLDHCPSIFPQASKGPFGLMRSMMGPKYNGEYLHTIVKKLLGDTRVGNTLNNIVIPTFDIKLLQPTIFSTYNAMKDKSKNALLSDVCISTSAAPTYLPGHHFQTEGKDGKLRDFNLIDGGVAANNPTLLAMTDVSKQILMGNPDFFPIKPADYGKFMILSLGTGTAKIEEKFDAAECSKWGLLGWLYNRGATPIIDSFSQASADLVDIHASVLFQALHCEKRYLRIQDDELNGETASVDVSTPENLHRLVDVGKALLKRQVCKVNVETGKNEPDQNRSTNEEELVNFARMLSEERKARLRKEGDVEF; encoded by the exons ATGCCGCCGGCCATGCAAGTAGCTGAAGGGGCCGGGAAGAGGAGCAACGGGCCCCGGATTCTGATGAACGCGGTGCAGCGTGTCCTCAGCCGCGGCGCATCGTCGTCGCTGGGGAGCCCCAGGTCGCCGCCGCCCTCCTACGGGAGCATCGTCACCGTGCTGAGCATCGACGGCGGCGGCGTCCGCGGGATCATCCCCGGCACCATCCTCGCCTTCCTCGAGGAGAAGCTCCAG gAGCTTGACGGACCGGAGGCGAGGATCTCGGACTACTTCGACGTGATCGCCGGGACGAGCACCGGCGGGCTGGTGACCGCCATGCTCAGCGCGCCCGACGATGCGGGCCGCCCGCTCTTCGCCGCCAAGGACATCAACCAGTTCTACCTCGACCACTGCCCGAGTATCTTCCCTCAAGCCAG CAAAGGTCCTTTTGGGTTGATGAGGAGCATGATGGGACCCAAGTACAACGGCGAGTACCTCCACACCATCGTCAAGAAGCTCCTCGGCGACACACGCGTTGGTAACACGCTCAATAACATCGTCATCCCAACATTCGACATCAAACTCCTGCAGCCCACAATCTTCTCGACGTACAAC gcCATGAAGGATAAATCCAAGAACGCTCTTCTATCGGACGTCTGCATCAGCACATCCGCCGCACCGACATACCTCCCCGGCCATCACTTCCAAACGGAGGGCAAGGATGGCAAGCTCCGGGACTTCAACCTCATCGACGGTGGCGTCGCCGCAAACAATCCG ACCCTGCTGGCGATGACGGACGTAAGCAAGCAGATCCTGATGGGAAACCCGGACTTCTTCCCCATCAAGCCAGCGGACTACGGCAAGTTCATGATCCTCTCGCTAGGCACTGGTACTGCCAAGATCGAAGAGAAGTTCGACGCTGCCGAGTGCAGCAAGTGGGGCCTCCTTGGGTGGCTCTACAACAGGGGCGCCACACCCATCATCGACAGCTTCAGCCAGGCCAGCGCCGACCTTGTCGACATCCACGCTTCTGTGCTCTTTCAGGCGCTTCACTGCGAGAAGCGATACCTCCGGATCCAGGACGACGAGCTCAACGGAGAGACGGCATCCGTTGACGTGTCAACGCCGGAGAACCTCCATCGGCTCGTCGACGTTGGCAAGGCGTTGCTCAAGAGGCAGGTGTGCAAGGTGAATGTCGAGACGGGCAAGAACGAGCCCGACCAAAACAGGAGCACCAACGAGGAGGAGTTGGTCAATTTCGCACGCATGTTGTCAGAGGAGCGCAAAGCCAGGCTTCGGAAGGAGGGCGATGTTGAATTCTAG